A single region of the Elusimicrobiota bacterium genome encodes:
- a CDS encoding ABC transporter ATP-binding protein has translation MPGLELKGIVKRYGGRAVLDGLALGVGNGEFVAVLGPSGCGKTTLLRIIMGLSAPDEGTLRWQDEDIAGRPPEDRGFGFVFQHYALLPHLTALGNVVFPLAARQFAQSRSWANKLRYFWRAPGEGLSREHREQALAALKLVRLEGFAERRVSSLSGGEAQRVSLARSLVTRPRMLLMDEPLANVDRQLKIELREEIRRLHRELGITFVYVTHDQEEAVTLAGRIALLHRGRIVQTGAPKELLANPADDWVRPFFNLNNIVSPELLKLTKQ, from the coding sequence ATGCCGGGACTTGAGCTCAAGGGCATCGTCAAGCGCTACGGCGGCCGCGCTGTTTTAGACGGCCTGGCTCTCGGCGTCGGCAACGGTGAATTCGTGGCTGTGCTGGGGCCTTCCGGCTGCGGCAAAACGACGCTGTTGAGAATCATCATGGGCCTGAGCGCGCCGGATGAAGGGACGCTTCGCTGGCAGGACGAGGACATCGCGGGGCGGCCGCCTGAGGATCGAGGCTTCGGCTTTGTTTTTCAGCATTATGCGCTGCTGCCTCATTTGACGGCGCTGGGCAATGTCGTTTTTCCTTTGGCCGCCCGGCAATTCGCCCAAAGCCGTTCGTGGGCGAACAAGCTGCGGTATTTTTGGCGGGCTCCCGGAGAAGGCCTTTCCCGCGAGCATCGCGAGCAGGCCTTGGCCGCCTTGAAGTTGGTGCGCTTGGAGGGTTTCGCCGAGCGCCGGGTGTCATCGCTCTCCGGCGGCGAAGCCCAGCGCGTGAGCCTGGCGCGTTCCTTGGTGACGCGCCCCCGGATGTTGTTGATGGACGAGCCGTTGGCCAATGTGGACCGGCAATTGAAAATCGAATTAAGGGAGGAAATCCGCCGCCTGCACCGCGAGTTGGGCATCACGTTCGTATACGTGACCCATGATCAAGAGGAGGCGGTGACCTTGGCCGGGCGCATCGCTCTTTTGCATCGGGGGCGCATCGTTCAAACAGGAGCGCCTAAAGAGCTTCTGGCGAATCCGGCCGATGATTGGGTGCGCCCATTTTTTAATTTAAACAATATCGTCTCTCCGGAGCTTTTGAAATTGACCAAACAATGA
- a CDS encoding iron ABC transporter permease has translation MKLRFGLPAVFFFFLLFAACPLAILALTAFTGKPPHVLARLTRGEPAALAGEIVRQATTAHLADLFRIKRYRKAAKNTLQLGLVVATLTTLLALPVSFGFARRGFSSRKILGLAALLPLAFHAYLFALAIILFFGPKGLCVKAFGFSPFDPFSFTGLVIAQIAAFLPLAVLSQAPALALYQSGWDQAARTLGANSFYRVRHVWLPLNAAALAAGWVFVAIRSMSDFVTPMLLVSTRYRLLVLEAWRDLAGSNWWPGAAALSLEMLAISAVFLYFERRWAAQSGDLVQVPLGENLPEASSACAGKIFSGALITALVLLPAAGALIIGLVSLGGLGSSSLSLSYYREVAPELIKGLGVSLLLGILVSGLCLLGALVAAGPQEKPSWMRRWVFALSGFAFAIPSVIYAISLIGVFSRPPLFLHFTPTLVVLALVATRMNYALKITAAAWNRLGERWQDPAAACGASGPFAFRWATLPYLKGALAASAALIFISSLQDVAIAILIAPPRFYPLSLLIARNVADGLLPQAGALAMVLMLVLMLPVIRAVRLIGQTDINN, from the coding sequence ATGAAATTGCGGTTCGGGTTGCCGGCTGTTTTTTTCTTTTTTCTTTTGTTTGCCGCTTGTCCGTTGGCGATTTTGGCGTTGACGGCATTCACGGGCAAGCCGCCTCATGTGTTGGCCCGTTTGACCCGGGGGGAACCCGCTGCGTTGGCCGGGGAAATCGTCCGTCAAGCCACGACCGCCCACCTCGCGGATTTGTTCAGGATCAAACGCTATCGAAAAGCCGCTAAAAACACATTGCAGTTGGGCCTTGTCGTGGCGACGCTGACCACGCTCTTGGCTCTTCCCGTGAGCTTCGGTTTTGCCCGGCGCGGTTTTTCCTCAAGAAAAATTTTGGGTTTGGCCGCTTTGCTGCCCCTGGCTTTTCACGCCTACCTGTTCGCTTTGGCCATTATTCTTTTCTTCGGCCCCAAGGGCCTATGCGTCAAAGCATTCGGTTTTTCTCCCTTCGACCCCTTTTCTTTCACCGGGCTTGTGATCGCGCAAATCGCGGCTTTTTTGCCGTTGGCCGTGCTCAGCCAAGCTCCGGCCCTGGCGCTTTATCAATCGGGCTGGGATCAAGCCGCCCGAACCCTGGGCGCGAATTCGTTTTATCGCGTCCGGCACGTATGGCTGCCGCTCAACGCAGCGGCCTTGGCCGCGGGATGGGTGTTTGTGGCGATTCGTTCCATGTCCGATTTTGTCACCCCCATGCTGTTGGTGTCCACGCGGTATCGCCTGCTGGTGCTTGAGGCGTGGCGCGATTTGGCCGGGTCAAATTGGTGGCCCGGCGCCGCGGCGCTTTCGTTGGAAATGCTGGCCATTTCCGCGGTTTTTCTTTATTTTGAGCGGCGTTGGGCCGCTCAAAGCGGCGATTTGGTTCAGGTTCCCTTGGGCGAGAACCTTCCCGAGGCGTCATCCGCGTGCGCCGGGAAAATTTTTTCCGGCGCGTTGATCACGGCCTTGGTTTTGTTGCCCGCCGCCGGCGCGCTGATCATCGGCCTTGTTTCTTTAGGCGGGCTCGGTTCGTCGTCGCTGAGCTTGAGCTATTACCGGGAAGTCGCGCCTGAGCTCATCAAGGGTTTGGGGGTCAGCCTTTTGTTGGGCATTCTTGTCAGCGGGCTTTGTTTGCTCGGCGCTTTGGTTGCGGCTGGACCTCAGGAAAAACCATCGTGGATGCGCCGCTGGGTTTTTGCTTTGTCCGGCTTCGCCTTCGCCATCCCTTCGGTGATTTATGCCATCAGTTTGATCGGCGTGTTCAGCAGGCCTCCGCTGTTCCTTCATTTTACGCCGACGTTGGTGGTTTTGGCTTTGGTTGCGACGCGCATGAATTACGCTTTGAAAATCACCGCGGCCGCCTGGAACCGCCTGGGCGAACGCTGGCAGGACCCGGCCGCGGCTTGCGGCGCCTCCGGGCCGTTCGCTTTTCGCTGGGCGACACTGCCGTATTTAAAAGGGGCGCTGGCGGCTTCGGCCGCTCTGATTTTTATTTCTTCGCTTCAGGACGTCGCCATTGCTATTTTGATCGCCCCGCCGCGCTTTTATCCCTTGAGTCTGCTCATCGCCAGGAACGTAGCCGACGGGCTTTTGCCTCAAGCCGGCGCGTTGGCCATGGTGTTGATGCTGGTGTTGATGCTGCCGGTCATCCGAGCCGTGCGCTTGATCGGGCAGACGGATATCAATAATTAA